The genomic segment CGCCTTATCGAACTCGCCCTTCTCCTGCCACACAAGGCCGCGGCTGTTGAACTCAGCGACGGTTTTCGGCTCCTCAGCCGTTATTGGTGAGAACGCCCACGCGACCATCGCTAACGCGTAACACAACCGTCGATACATCACCTGATACCTTTTTTCTTAACTAACTCGCGATTCTAAAATTTTTGGATCGGTAAGAAAAAGGCGAATCCGAATCTCCCCGGGCGACGCGCCTGCGCGCGCCCTTCTTCGCGCTCTTGGTAACCGGAAGCCACTCGTTACACTGACACATGCTCGGAACCTCTCACGAGTGAGGCGCCGGAACGAGCCCCATTTTCCAAGACGTTCGAGAACAGGTGAAGGAATCGGGCCATGCTGGATTTCGAGAAGGCGGGCGGCCTCGTTGCTGCCGTCGCCCAGGACGCCGACACCGGCGAGGTGCTGATGCTCGCGTGGATGAACCGCGAGGCGTTCGAGGAGACCGTGCGCACCGGCCGGGCGGTGTACTTCAGCCGCAGCCGCAACAAGCTGTGGCGCAAGGGCGAGGAGAGCGGGAACGTCCAGGAGGTGAAGGGCGTCTTCATCGACTGCGACGCCGACACCGTGCTGCTCAAGGTGAAGCAGATCGGCGGGGCCGCGTGCCACGAGGGCTACAAGAGCTGCTTCTTCCGCCGGCTCGACGACGGCGAACTGAAAGTCATCGCCGAGCGCATCTTCGACCCGAAGGCCGTGTACAAGAAGTGAAAGTGAGCCCGCCGGCGCCCGGGGTGCGCTCGGGGGACTTGGCGACGGGAGCGCGCTTCGCGTGCCCTCGCCTTCCGACTTGAGACTTTACGACCTGGGACCGGAACCGGAGACACGCCATGTACCGCCTCGCGCTTGTGTCGCTCCTCGCGCTTCCGCCCGCCGCGTCGGCGCAGCCGGTCACGCACCAGGTCAAACTGAACGGTCACACCTTCACACTGCCCCAGGGCTTTACAATTGAGGTCGCGGCCGGCGCGGACCTGGCGCCGCGGCCCATCGTCGCCGCGTTCGACGACCAGGGCCGGTTGTACGTGTGCGACTCCAGCGGCTCCAACGCGCGGGTCACGGAGCAGGTGAAGAACAAGCCGCACCGCATTCTGCGCCTCGAATCGACCAAAGGTGACGGCCGGTTCGACAAGCAAACGGTGTTCGTGAAGAACGTGATGTTCCCCGAAGGGGCGATGTGGCTCAACGGCTCGCTGTACGTCGGCGCCCCGCCGCACATCTGGAAGTTTACGGACACCGATGACGACGGCGTTGCGGACAAGGAGGAGGTCTGGTTCGACGGCAAAACGCTCACCGGCTGCGCCAACGACCTCCACGGCCCGTACCGCGGCCCGGACGGGTGGATCTACTGGTGCAAAGGCGCGTTCGCCAAACAGGAATACACCGTCAACGGCAAGAAGTTCGCCACGCGGGCGGCGCACATCTTCCGCGCGCGACCGGACGGCACCGGCGTCGAACCGGTGATGACCGGCGGCATGGACAACCCCGTCGATGTGGTGTTCACGCCCGGCGGCGACATCATCTTCGATACCACGTTCTTCCAGCACCCCGGCGGCGGGAAGCGGGACGGCCTCGTCCACGCCGTATACGGCGCCGTCTACGGCAAGGACCACGACCCGGTTTATGAGCACCCGTGGACGAGCCCGACGCTGATGCCGCCGATGACGCACATGGGGCCGGCGGCCCCGGCCGGATTGCACCGCTACGAAAGCGATCAGTTCGGCAAGGAGTACGTCAACAACATCTTCTGCTGTCAGTTCAACTTGCGGAAGGTGAGCCGGCACGTCCTCGTGCCGAAGGGTTCGACTTACGAGACGCGGGACTCGGACTTCGTCGTTTCGGACAACATCGACTTCCACCCCACCGATGTGATCGAGGACGCGGACGGCTCGCTGCTGATCGTCGACACCGGCGGCTGGTACAAGCTCTGCTGCCCGACCTCGCAGCTCGTGAAGCCGGACGTGACCGGTGCCATCTACCGCGTGAAGAAGGCCGGCGCGCACAAGGTGGACGATCCGCGCGGGCTGAAGGTCGATTGGGTCAAGGCGGACCTCGCCGATCTGGCCGATCGGCTCGACGACCCCCGTCCGGTCGTCCGCACCCGTGCGACCGACGCGATTCTCGCGCGGGGAGAGGCCGGGATCAAGACGCTCGCGGGGATCATCTTTGTGAGCCACTGGAGCGACAGCGCTTACGTTCGGGCCGTGGCCGCGCTCACGGGGGTGAACCACCCTCTTGCACGCCAGGCGGCGCGCCAGTGCCTGGGGCCGCTCGTGCAGGGCGACCTCGCGCTCGCCGGCATTCACGCCGCAGGAACGTGGCGCGACAAAGAAGCGGTCGACGATCTCGTGTCGGTCCTGCGCCGTGAGGGACTGCCGCGCGAGAAGCGTGCCGCGGCCGCCGCCCTTGGACGCATCGGGGACGCGAAGGCGGTCCCCGCGCTCCTCGCCGCGCTCGCGGCCGATAGCAACGACCGCACACTCGACCACGCGCTGACCTACGCGCTGATCGAGATCGGCGACGCGACGCAAACCGCGCAGGGGTTGAAGTCGCCCGCACCGCGCGTGCGCCGCGCGTGCCTCGCGGCGCTCGAGAACATCCCCGACAGCGGCCTCGGCACGAGGGCCGTCTTCGCCGAACTCGACGTCAACGATCCGGCCCTGCGCGAGACCGCGTGGTGGATCGCCGGCCGGCACCCGCAGTGGGGCGACCAACTCGCGGGGTATTTCAAGGAAAAGTTCCAGCACCTCGAGAAGCTGACGCCGGCCGAGCAGGACGAACTCGTGAGCCGGGCGGTGCCGTTTCTCAAAGCGAACGCGGTCCGGGCGACGGCCGGTGACGCACTCGCCGCCGAGGCGAGTGCTTCCGCCCAGCGCGCGCTGCTCCGCGGCCTCGCGAAAAGCGGCCTGAAGGCGTTCCCGGCCGAGTGGAAGGCCGGTGTGCGGCGCGCGCTCGGTTCGCGGAGCGACGAGGTCGTCCGGGACGCGATCCTCGTGCTCCGGGCCGCGCCGCCGAACGCCGCCGACTTCCATGACCTTTCCGAGGGCGCGGCGAAGGACCGCGCGCGACAGACCCTCCCGACGCCAAAGGAACTCGTGTACGCACTGGCCGCAGTCGGGCCGGTCGGGACGGCGCTCCCGCCCGAGCCGGCCGCGCTCGTCATCGCGGACCTGCACCGGGACCAGCCCGGCGCCGTGCGGTCC from the Frigoriglobus tundricola genome contains:
- the hisI gene encoding phosphoribosyl-AMP cyclohydrolase, whose protein sequence is MLDFEKAGGLVAAVAQDADTGEVLMLAWMNREAFEETVRTGRAVYFSRSRNKLWRKGEESGNVQEVKGVFIDCDADTVLLKVKQIGGAACHEGYKSCFFRRLDDGELKVIAERIFDPKAVYKK
- a CDS encoding PVC-type heme-binding CxxCH protein, which gives rise to MYRLALVSLLALPPAASAQPVTHQVKLNGHTFTLPQGFTIEVAAGADLAPRPIVAAFDDQGRLYVCDSSGSNARVTEQVKNKPHRILRLESTKGDGRFDKQTVFVKNVMFPEGAMWLNGSLYVGAPPHIWKFTDTDDDGVADKEEVWFDGKTLTGCANDLHGPYRGPDGWIYWCKGAFAKQEYTVNGKKFATRAAHIFRARPDGTGVEPVMTGGMDNPVDVVFTPGGDIIFDTTFFQHPGGGKRDGLVHAVYGAVYGKDHDPVYEHPWTSPTLMPPMTHMGPAAPAGLHRYESDQFGKEYVNNIFCCQFNLRKVSRHVLVPKGSTYETRDSDFVVSDNIDFHPTDVIEDADGSLLIVDTGGWYKLCCPTSQLVKPDVTGAIYRVKKAGAHKVDDPRGLKVDWVKADLADLADRLDDPRPVVRTRATDAILARGEAGIKTLAGIIFVSHWSDSAYVRAVAALTGVNHPLARQAARQCLGPLVQGDLALAGIHAAGTWRDKEAVDDLVSVLRREGLPREKRAAAAALGRIGDAKAVPALLAALAADSNDRTLDHALTYALIEIGDATQTAQGLKSPAPRVRRACLAALENIPDSGLGTRAVFAELDVNDPALRETAWWIAGRHPQWGDQLAGYFKEKFQHLEKLTPAEQDELVSRAVPFLKANAVRATAGDALAAEASASAQRALLRGLAKSGLKAFPAEWKAGVRRALGSRSDEVVRDAILVLRAAPPNAADFHDLSEGAAKDRARQTLPTPKELVYALAAVGPVGTALPPEPAALVIADLHRDQPGAVRSAAADRLARAALANESLVALTAALKTLHPLELPKLIGVFAKSTDEAVGLALVAALRDPAVRPAVRAEAVKPILDKYPQAVKDGAEKLYAELAAARKGETARLEKLLADMKPGDVRRGQLVFNSAKTNCIACHKVGYVGGSAGPDLTRIGGIRTERDLLESVLFPSASFVRSYEPYRVVTNNDRVLNGVLKKDAPDEIVIVVAADKEERVARSDIESIAPSTVSLMPAGMEQQLTAQDLADLIAFLKACK